From Micromonospora echinospora:
CGGTCCCTCCTGTCATCGTCGAACGGCGATGTCCGTTCCGCCATCCGACCAGCACGATCGACGCGCCGACACCATCCGAACATCCATAAATGTTGTTGCGTCGATTTCTCTGCGGATCAGAGGAGGTGTGTCACGCGCACCGGCTCTGCGAGGGTCGCTTCCGCTCCCGGAAGGTCGGCGAGCCGCGATGCCAGGGTGGCGACGGCGAGCCGGTGCGGCAGGGCGGCGCTGAACTTCAGGCCGGTCACCGCGCGGTCGTCGACGAAGGGCAGGCACAGTCGACCGGCGGCTCCGCCGATCCCCGCGCGCAGCTCTTCGCGGGTCAGACCGGCCCTCAGCCGGATCGACGCGTCGTCGGGACGCTGGGTCGGATCGGCCAGTTCACTGAGCGTCGACACGAGGGTGGCGTTCGCTCGGTAGCCCGCCCACGTCCACCACCGTGCCTCGCCGTGACGGTCCTGCACCACAAGCGTGCCGGCCGGATGGACCAGCGCCGTGTGTTCCTCGCGCAGGCCGGCCAGCCGGTCGGTGGCACGTCCGGTCAACGCGACGGGCGGATCTGCGCCGAGGAGGACCTCCCGCATCGCCCGGACCATCCGATACGAACGCCCGGTCGGCGTCCCCCCGGTCATCCAGAGGGCCTTTCCACCGCCGTCGGCGGGTTCGACGAAGCAACGGTGGCGCTTCCAGTCGATGTGGGTCACCCGCCAGCTGCGCCCACCGAGCAGCAGTAGGCGTGGCCCCTCGGCCCGGGACGTGAGGAGAGCCGGGTCGGTACGGCCGATCTCGGTGCGACCCGACATCACCGTGAACTGGGGCGGCGCCGTGAAGACCGCCAGCATGTCCATGAAGTGCCGCCGGCCGTATCGCCGTTCCGCCTCCGGGCCGATGAACAGCAGTCCGGAGTCCGAGTCGAGATAGCCGTTGTCGACCAGGTGCCGCATGATCGGTTCGGCGCCGCTGTCGAACGGCTGCAGGTCGTTCCACTCGTGCCGCCAGAGCCGGTCGCCGACGCGGTTCTGCTGCAGCGCCAGCGCGAGCATCTGCTGGGCCACGATGTGCCGTGGTTCGGGGGGTGGCACGACCTCCTCCACCCAGCCCTGGCTCCAGAGGTGCAGCAGCGCGGTCGCCTGAAGCAGCCCGTCGCCGTCGAGGGCAAGGAACAGGCAGTTCCTCGTGGTGCCGGGGCGGCGTCCGGTCCGGCCGATCCGCTGCAGGAAGGCGGCGACGGTTCTCGGGGCACCGATCTGTACGACCCGGTCCAGGTCGCCGACATCGATGCCGAGTTCAAGGGTACTCGTGGCGACGATGACGCAGTCGCGTTCCTGCGCGAACGCCTCCTCGGCGCGACGCCGCTCGTCCACCGACAGCGAGGCGTGCGACAGGAAGGTGGTCACGCCGAAGCCGCGCAGCCGCTGTCCGAGTTCCTCGACGAGTGCCCGGGATTCGCAGAACACCAGCCGCTTCTCCCCCCGGTGCAGCGCGGCGAGGACCTTCGCCGCGTTGTGCACCGAGCCGACGTAGTCGACCTCGACCTCACCGGGCGGACGCCCGCCGCCCCGGGAGGCAGGCGACGGCGCGGGCGCGACGACCTGGCCGGGAGCGCGGTTGCGGCCGGAACCCTGCAGCCAGGCCAGAAGGGTGTCGGGGTTGCCGACAGTCGCGGACAGACCGACGCGCTGGACAGGGCGTCCGGCGACTCGGCTGAGGCGTTCCAGTACCGCCAGCAGGTGCCAGCCCCGGTCGTCCCCCGCGAAGGCGTGCACCTCGTCCACCACGACCGCCCGGACGCCACGGAAGAACTCGTCGTGGTCGACTGTCGCGCTGACCAGTATCGACTCGAGGGATTCAGGTGTGGTCAGCAGGACATCGGGGCGCTCTCGCACTATCGTCCGCCGCCGTGCCGTGCTGACGTCACCGTGCCACAGCGCGGCCCGTCGCCCCAGCCACCCGGTGTACGCCTCGATCCGGGGCAGCAGGTTGTTCAACAACGCCTTGAGCGGGCACACGTAGAGCACCGAGGTGCCGGACCACTGCTCGTTCTCCATCCGTGAGAGCAGCGGGAACAGCGCCGCCTCAGTCTTTCCGCCTGCGGTGGGCGCGAGGACGAGCGCATCCGACCCACCGAGCAGCGGCCGCACCGCCGCCTGCTGCATCGGCCGCAGGCCCGGCCATTGCAGCGAGTTCACCACGTGGTGCAGGAGCACGGGGTGGAGCAGCTCGGCATCGTTCGCCATACCGCTCGCCTACACGTCCAGCTCGACGTCGGCGGCGCTGGTGGCGTTCCGTTCCACCTCGGTCATCTCGGCCGTGGACAGGGTCGGCGCGTAGTGCAGACGCGGGTCGAACTCGGCGAACTGGTCGACCCGGTCGAGCACGTCGCCCACCAGTTTTTTGAGGAACAGCCGGGGCGCCACCCCGACTCTGCCACCCAGGCCACCGGCGACGGCCCGGGCCAGGTCACCGAGGTACGCATCGTCGACGAGTGTCAGTACACGCTCCGGGGCGGCGGAGCCGTGCGCGTACAGGTCGCGCACGCGCGAGCCCAGTTCGACCAGCGAGTCGACGGTGAACCCTGGCAGCCGCACCTGAACCGCGCGCGGGTTGTCGAAGCGGGGGTCGGTGGTGAAGTCGACCGCGAGCCGCTGTGCGAGCGGCGCCAGTCGCTGGACGCCCTGCGGTCCCTCGTAGAAGGCCGGTGTGCCGGTGATCAACAGGTAGAGGCCGGGAAAGCGGCCCGAGTGCACTTCGTCGATGAGCTGGCGCAGCGCGTTCAGCGCCTTGTCCCGGGCGTCGGAGCGGACCCGCTGCAGCGTCTCCACCTCGTCGAGGACCAGCAGCAGTCCGGGGTGGCCGCTGTCCCGCAGCACGGCGAGCAGGCCTTGCAGGAAGCTGAGCGCCGCGAAGTGGTCGAGATCCCCCCGTACACCCGCCACCCGGCGAGCGGACGCGGCGACATGCGGTTGACCACCGAGCCAGGCGAGCACGGCATCGGCCGTCGCCGGGTCACCTCCGAGGTTCGCGGTGCGGTAACCACGTAGCGCGGCGGCGAAGGCGGGCGCGCTACGGCTGACCTCGGCCAATCGCTGGTCCAGCAGCACACCCACCGCCCGGTCCAGCGCATCCGTGTCCTCGGGCGGCACCTCCCCGGCCGCGAGCACGTCCTCTTCGAGGGCGTAGAACCAGCCGTCGATGACGGGCCGCAGCGCGCTCGGCGGGAATGTGGCGGTGGTCAGACGCTCGGTCAACCGCCGGTAGACGGTTTCGAGCTTGTGCAGCGGTGTCTCGTTCTCGGAGATCTGCACCTCGGCGGTGGCGAGGTTGGCCCGCTTGGCCTGCTCCGCGATCCAGCGCGTGAAGAACGTCTTGCCGGAGCCGTACTCGCCGCGGATCGCCTTGAACACCGATGCGCCGGCGATGACCGTCTGCAGGTCCTCACCCACCGCGCCGGCGAACCGGTCCAGCCCGACGGCGAAGAGGTCCAGGCCGGCCGAAGGCACCGCCCCACGCCGCAACGCGTCGATGACCTCGCGCCGCCGGGCCGGACTGACGCCGCTCATGCCGCCACTTTCGGCAGCCCGAACTGGGTACGCAGCAACGCGACGTCGAGCCGGACGGTGCGCCCGTCGTCGATCACCGACAGCACCGGGTAGTTGTCGACGTTGAAGATGCGCTGCAGGGTGTTGACGAAGCCGCCGGCGCGCGCCGGCAACTCGCCGGCCCGCTGTGCGAGCACGGCGGCGGACAGCACGCCCTTCGCCTCGACGAGTGCCCGCATCGCTGCCGCGATCTTCGCGCGGTCGACCTTGCGCGGGGTCAGGCCGTGCTGTGCCGTGAACAGTTCGGTCCCGAGCAGCGCAGTCACGAGATCGCCGCCGGCCGCGGGTGCCGCGGACGGTGACGGCGGTTCGGGCATGTCGAACAAGGCGGCCTCCCCCGCGACCGCCGGTGCCTTGCGGCGGGTTCTCACGGGCGCAACCGCCGCGGGCGCCGTCTTGGCGACAGGTGCGCTCGCCTGCCACCATCCGGGTCGGCGCTCCTCCACCGGCGCCCAGCCCTGCGGGACGTCGGCGACGTTGGGCAACAGATAGGCCAGCAGTGGGATGGTCACCTCGGCCAGCGAGGCCCCGCCGTGATAGCCGGCCTTGGTGGGGCGGTAGCGCCGGAGGGGATCCCAGAGTGCGATGATCCGGTTCCCTTCGGACAGCACTCGCGGACCGCTCAGTTCCACCTCGCCCGGGCCGGCGGGGCCGGGACCGGTGCGGTGCCGGGCCGACGCGGCGTCGGCGGCCTTGACGTACTCGCCGCCGCGTTCGAGCACGTGTCCGTGGTCGCTGGTGATGACGACCGCCCGGCCGGAGGATCGGGCGAGGTCCAGCAGGCTCCGCAGGAATCCGAGATCCCCGAGCTGCCAGCCGGCCTCGTCGCCCTCCCGGCCGTGGGCCAGCGCGTCGTCCACCGTGTTGATCACCACGGCGACGAGGCGTGCCGGGCCGGCGAGCGCTTCGCTGAGTTCACCGGCGAGCACCTCGCCGGCACCACCGCGGCCCGGGCCCTTGTGGAAGATCCGGGCGTCGTCGCCCCACCGCCCTTTGTCGAAGATCTGCTGCTCGGTTGCCTGGGTGCCGAGCCGGAGCGCACCCGCGAACAGCGAGGTCCGCGACACGGCCGTCAGCGTCGGCAGGGCAGCCGCGACACCCCGGCGGCGCCCGGCGCCTCCGTGAGCCAGCGGGTCGTACTCGACCCAGTGCTGGGACAGTTCGTCGGCGAGTTCGACGCCGACTGCCGCACTCATTCCGTCGAGCACTACCAGCAACACCGGCCGGTCCGCGCGGACCAACGGATCGATGACCCGGTTGAGCAGATTCTCCACAGTCAGGAGGTCACCGTCGTTGCCCGGCCCGGCAGTAGCCCAGGCCGCGAGCCGGTTGGCGAAGGCAGCGTCAAGGTCCCGGCGTCGCTGCTGCGCGCGCTCGTGAACCGCACGGAAAGCGCGCTGCAGTTCGGGGTGCGCGTCTTCGCCGGCCCAGACGTGGTTGAGCGCCAGGTCGACCCAGCCCCACTCCGCGATCTGCCGCTGTACACCGTCTGCGACGCTGGCCGGTGGCTCGACAGTCGTCCCGAGCCACCGGACGAGCCGCTGGGCCATCCGTACCCGCCGGACCCGCTCCGCCTCCGCCTCCGCCAGCCGGTGCCCGGCCAGTCGGTCGACGGCGATGTCCAGGGTCGGATCGGCCGGATCCGTAAGGCCGGCGAGGAGCGCCTGCGCCGCGTCGCCCACCCGCCGAGCGAAGCCCGTACGCAGGACAGGGCTGTGAGCGGCACTGCCGGTGGCGTTGAACAGGATGAGCAGCTGCTCGGCGCGGTCCAGGACGGCATGCCCCTGCCGCCGGACGTCCGCGTCGCGGTCGGCCAGCATGGCACCGACCACCTGCACGGCCGACTCGGCGAGCCCGCGCACCGCCCGATCGTCGTCGAGGTTGCCGACGTACTGTTCGATGCGGCCCTGGGCCCGCACGGCGTCGGGCGTGTCGGTGGTCCAGAGCGCATCGCAGACCAGGCCCAGCGGCAACGCGTCCGCGCCACGGCCGGCAGCGACGAGCGCGAAGAGCGCCCGGGCGGGACTGCCGAACTGCTCGACCAGCCAGCGCGCCAGACCGTCGCGCTCCTCCTGGCGGATCAGGCCGAACGCCTCGACCGCCCCGGGCTCGACGCTCCACCGCAGCAGGGTCGCCACATCGAGATCGTCGGAGGCGTTTCCCCGCCGCTCCAGGCCGAGCCGCACGGCGGCCAGGTGACGGAGTGCGACGTCCCGCGTCAGCACCTTGGTGGTGAGCCGAGGCCACCCGCCCGGCGGCATTGCGTCGAGCAGCGCCGGGCCGGCCCATCGCTCCGCCTCCAGAGCCATGTCCGGCACCTGAGCCCCGAACGCGTCAACGACCAGGTCCCATGGCTCGACGGTGATCACCTGTTGCCGGAAGATGCGGCTGCGCACCCCGGGGCCGAGAACGGTCCCGGGAATGTCGGTGAGCACCACGAGCACCTCGTCACCACGTTCGGCGACGAGACGCTCCCAGACGGCCAGTGGCGAGACGCACGGCACGACGCGGGCCTGGCGGCCGCCGGGCAGCGGCAGCACCGGTTCGTGCGGCCAGGCCGGCTCCGCGCGGACCACAATGACCGGGTACGGATCCCCGTTGCGGTGCCGGTCGAGTTGCTGCGCCACCTTCTGAGCCAGCGCTACGGGGCTGATCCGCAGCGCTTGGTCGAGCGCCGGCGCCTGCGTCACGACGGCACTCTCCAGGTCACCTCGATGACGGCGCCGGGGTGGTCCCTGGCGAACGCTTGCAACTGCTCCACCGCCCGGTCCATCTCGCCGGCCGGAACCAGGACCCGGCCGTTCGGCAGGGCGCCGCCGCCCTTCGACACGTCGCGGACGTCCTCGTCTGTCCCGGAACGGATCTTGCGAGTGTCGTCGATGACCCTGGGCGGGGTGTTGCTGGTGGCGCGCTTGAGCAGCGCCGTAGCCTCGGTCTGAGCGCGGCGCAGCGCCGGGGCCAGAGGTGCGGTCAGTTCATCTGCCTGAGCGACCCGACGGAGTTCGGCGAGAATCGCCTCTGCTTCGGCCGAGTAGGGTTCCGGCAGACCGGCGACGATCTCGAACGTGTCCCAGGGCGCGGCGGCAAGCGCGGCCGCCACCTGGCCGGCGCTGCTGATGCTCTTGCCGGTCCGGTCCGCCGGACCGGCAAGTTCACCGCGCGCGAGCCGTTCGACGGCTTCCTTCGCCGACCGCCCCGTCGCCAGCGCCTCGAGCAGATCCGTTGCCGCACGAGCCGTGGCGAAGCGGCCGGTCTCCCGATCGAGCCGCAGCCAGTTCGCGTGCTGTTCGAGCCGGTTCGCCAGCGTTTGCGCGGCCTCCCGGTGCCGGGATGCCGCAGTGGCCAGATCCCGGCCGAAAATCGCCACCAGCCGGCCCCGGCGCAGGGCGAGCGGCTGGAATCCGAAGATGGCGGCGGCGCGTGTCCGGGCCCGGTCCCAGTCGTCCTGGCCGGGCAGGCTCTCCTCCCGCAGGGTGTGATCGGCGCTCACCTTGCCCGGCTCCGGTGCCGGGATCACCTGACTGCCGTGCAGATGGAACGCCCGGTCGGTCTGCTCCGCGAAGGCCGCCACCACGAGTTGCGCGACGACGGAGTCGAGGCCACGCGGTTTCGGCTCGTCGATCCAGCGCAGCAGGTCAGCCACGCGCAGCTCGCCGGTGATGCCCTCGGCGGCGGCCTTATGCTGGAAGTGCTGGACCCACTCCCCCTCGATGACGAACGCCGCCTCGTGCATGGTGCCGAGCCGCAGGGGGTTGGCGATGCGGCGCATGGTCTGCCGGTGCGCCCGCTCCACCTCCACCCGCCCCTCCGGCGACTCGACCGCCCGCTGGACGTACCCGAAAACGGTCTTGACCTCGGGGAGCCGCACCGGCTCGCCCTTGCGGTCGGGGTCGAAGTCCGGGTGGGCGGGGTACTGCTGGGTGAGCATCTGGTCGCCGATGCTGCGAAGCGCGTCGTCGAACGTGGCGCCCATCGGCAGCTTCGGCTCCAGCGCCCGGGTCAGTGAGTGGAGGTGGTCGTCGAAGCCCAGCTGCACATCGGTCGGCTGCTTGGCGGCCAGCCCGTACGCCTGACGCAGAACACCCTGCATCTTGGCCAGCAGCGCGCTGCGCTGGTTGGTGAGCGCCGCGTGCGCGCGCCGCCGGTCGTCGGGGTTGAGGTGCTCGGCGTGGCTGTCGAATCGCTGCCCCTCGAGCAGTTTGTCGATGATGACGAGCTTGCCCAGTTCGTTGCGGCGCTCGACGGTCAGCGCTGCCGGGATCCAGCAGACGGTGCGGGAGTTGCTCCGGCTGAGCAGGTCCTGCACCCGCTGCCGGTCGTCGGCCGGCCCGTGGTTGCCGTCGTCGAACGGGTAGTCGACGATCATCCGCCAGCCGGACGGGTCGTTCGGCTGGAACGCCTCGTCGCGGATGTCGTTGGGGTCGCGGACGTTGCCGTAGACCAGCTCGATGACGCGCCGGCTGCCCCGCCAGGTCAGCCCGGCCTCGGCGAAGAACGAGTCGCTCCACGGCACGCCGAGCTGCCTCCAGAGCAGCCGCTGGACGATGTGCTTGCGCGCGCCCTCGTTGTCGTAGTGCTTGGCGGTGGCGAGCACGCTGTCGACGTCGACGCCGACGAGTTCCAGCGACACCACCGGGTCGTCGCCTTCCCCGATCCGGATCTCGGGGAACTGGCCCGCCCAGTCGGCGAGTTTCCGATTGACCTGCGCGACCTCACCACCGGGGATCGGGCTGGTGATGCTGCCGTGGTTGAGCGCGGAGAGACGCCGGCCGGTGAGGTTGCGCAGGGCCGGGACGCTGGGGGCCAGGGCGGCCAGCAGCAGCGTCTTGATGAGCCGGTCGTCGCCGGTGAAGGCGCGGACGCGACCGGTCACCTCCGGGCTGAGCTGGTCTCCCCGGCGGGCTGCGTCGAGGTCCTCCTCGGTCAACCCGTGCTGGCCCAACAGGTGGGGGCGCAGTTTCAGGTCGTACAGCTTCTGGGCCATCTCGAACTCGGCCTTGAGCTTCTCGGTGAAGGGCTGGTCGCCGCCGCTGCTGATCACGTCGTAGAGGTCGCCGAGCGGGACGAGCTGGCCCAGGCGGAGCGTCTCCCGCCGGTCGACCAGGAGCTGCCGCATGAGCTTGAGCGCGGTGCGGGACCGCTGGAGCGCGCTGGAGACGTGCACCAGGGTGGAGATGAAGGCCGGGCTGAACGGGTACGTCGACCGGAACGCGTCGATGTCGGCGCCGCTGCCGGAGTCGCTGCCGAGCAGGGTGTCGAAGACCTCCCGGCGTACCTTGGTGGTGCTCTCGAAGGCGCGCGAGATCGCCTCGCCGGCCTCGGGCGTGACGGGCTTGAGCAGGCGCCGGCGAGCGATCTCGGGGAGGTTCCGGTCCTCCAGCCTGATCACGTCGAACCGGCCGCTGGCCAGGTTGAGGGTGTCCTGGTAGCTCAGCTCGTTCGCGCCGACGACCTCTTCGCCGACCAGCTCCCGCAGGTCCCGCTGGCGGGCGATGAAGCTGATCACGGGGATGGGACGGCGGGTGTCACCACCCTCGACGAAGTTGGTGATCTTCTGGATCTCCCGGGAGACGAACTGCTGGTCGCCGATCGAGTTGGCCAGCCAGAGGATCAGCTCGTCGAGGAAGAGGATCAGGCCGTGGTAGCCGAGCTCCTTCGCGTGCCGGCTGATCTCGGTGAGGCCCCGGTCGAGCGAGATGAAGGCCTCGGCGTCCTCGCGGGCGTTGCTGAAGAAGCCCTTGTTCCAGCTGGTCAGCAGGTCGTTGACGAGCTTGCGGCGCAGCTCGTCGCCGTACGCGCCGGCGAACGCCTGGTCCAGCCGCTCCGGTGTCCAGAACGCCTCGGTGTCGCCCCACTCGTCCTCGGCGTCGTCGCCGGGAAGCCCGGCGATGAACTGGGCGTCGCCGATCTTCTCCCGCAGCGAGGCGGCCTGCTCGAGCAGCGCGTCGGTGCGGTGGACCGCCGGGATCGGCGCCTCCGGGTGCAGCGCCCGTACCCGGTCGACGTAACCGCCGAGCACGCGCTGTTCCAGCGACCGAGCGTCGAGCAGGTGGTAGGGGATGAGCAGGAACCTACGGCCGTCCAGCCAGATGCTGTGCTTGGCCACCAGCGGGGCCATCTCGTCGCGGCCGCGGGCGGCCGGCTCACCCCGCAGCAGCGCGTGCAGCACCGCCATGAAGTGCGACTTGCCG
This genomic window contains:
- the pglZ gene encoding BREX-2 system phosphatase PglZ produces the protein MTQAPALDQALRISPVALAQKVAQQLDRHRNGDPYPVIVVRAEPAWPHEPVLPLPGGRQARVVPCVSPLAVWERLVAERGDEVLVVLTDIPGTVLGPGVRSRIFRQQVITVEPWDLVVDAFGAQVPDMALEAERWAGPALLDAMPPGGWPRLTTKVLTRDVALRHLAAVRLGLERRGNASDDLDVATLLRWSVEPGAVEAFGLIRQEERDGLARWLVEQFGSPARALFALVAAGRGADALPLGLVCDALWTTDTPDAVRAQGRIEQYVGNLDDDRAVRGLAESAVQVVGAMLADRDADVRRQGHAVLDRAEQLLILFNATGSAAHSPVLRTGFARRVGDAAQALLAGLTDPADPTLDIAVDRLAGHRLAEAEAERVRRVRMAQRLVRWLGTTVEPPASVADGVQRQIAEWGWVDLALNHVWAGEDAHPELQRAFRAVHERAQQRRRDLDAAFANRLAAWATAGPGNDGDLLTVENLLNRVIDPLVRADRPVLLVVLDGMSAAVGVELADELSQHWVEYDPLAHGGAGRRRGVAAALPTLTAVSRTSLFAGALRLGTQATEQQIFDKGRWGDDARIFHKGPGRGGAGEVLAGELSEALAGPARLVAVVINTVDDALAHGREGDEAGWQLGDLGFLRSLLDLARSSGRAVVITSDHGHVLERGGEYVKAADAASARHRTGPGPAGPGEVELSGPRVLSEGNRIIALWDPLRRYRPTKAGYHGGASLAEVTIPLLAYLLPNVADVPQGWAPVEERRPGWWQASAPVAKTAPAAVAPVRTRRKAPAVAGEAALFDMPEPPSPSAAPAAGGDLVTALLGTELFTAQHGLTPRKVDRAKIAAAMRALVEAKGVLSAAVLAQRAGELPARAGGFVNTLQRIFNVDNYPVLSVIDDGRTVRLDVALLRTQFGLPKVAA
- a CDS encoding DEAD/DEAH box helicase, with protein sequence MANDAELLHPVLLHHVVNSLQWPGLRPMQQAAVRPLLGGSDALVLAPTAGGKTEAALFPLLSRMENEQWSGTSVLYVCPLKALLNNLLPRIEAYTGWLGRRAALWHGDVSTARRRTIVRERPDVLLTTPESLESILVSATVDHDEFFRGVRAVVVDEVHAFAGDDRGWHLLAVLERLSRVAGRPVQRVGLSATVGNPDTLLAWLQGSGRNRAPGQVVAPAPSPASRGGGRPPGEVEVDYVGSVHNAAKVLAALHRGEKRLVFCESRALVEELGQRLRGFGVTTFLSHASLSVDERRRAEEAFAQERDCVIVATSTLELGIDVGDLDRVVQIGAPRTVAAFLQRIGRTGRRPGTTRNCLFLALDGDGLLQATALLHLWSQGWVEEVVPPPEPRHIVAQQMLALALQQNRVGDRLWRHEWNDLQPFDSGAEPIMRHLVDNGYLDSDSGLLFIGPEAERRYGRRHFMDMLAVFTAPPQFTVMSGRTEIGRTDPALLTSRAEGPRLLLLGGRSWRVTHIDWKRHRCFVEPADGGGKALWMTGGTPTGRSYRMVRAMREVLLGADPPVALTGRATDRLAGLREEHTALVHPAGTLVVQDRHGEARWWTWAGYRANATLVSTLSELADPTQRPDDASIRLRAGLTREELRAGIGGAAGRLCLPFVDDRAVTGLKFSAALPHRLAVATLASRLADLPGAEATLAEPVRVTHLL
- the pglY gene encoding BREX-2 system ATPase PglY; translation: MSSPTPAPLLREFIDIPERTSVSDFVLRLSDSVDDADATLRDYVVTDRLLANFDEALGLIRSAVEGHASKAAYLHGSFGSGKSHFMAVLHALLRGEPAARGRDEMAPLVAKHSIWLDGRRFLLIPYHLLDARSLEQRVLGGYVDRVRALHPEAPIPAVHRTDALLEQAASLREKIGDAQFIAGLPGDDAEDEWGDTEAFWTPERLDQAFAGAYGDELRRKLVNDLLTSWNKGFFSNAREDAEAFISLDRGLTEISRHAKELGYHGLILFLDELILWLANSIGDQQFVSREIQKITNFVEGGDTRRPIPVISFIARQRDLRELVGEEVVGANELSYQDTLNLASGRFDVIRLEDRNLPEIARRRLLKPVTPEAGEAISRAFESTTKVRREVFDTLLGSDSGSGADIDAFRSTYPFSPAFISTLVHVSSALQRSRTALKLMRQLLVDRRETLRLGQLVPLGDLYDVISSGGDQPFTEKLKAEFEMAQKLYDLKLRPHLLGQHGLTEEDLDAARRGDQLSPEVTGRVRAFTGDDRLIKTLLLAALAPSVPALRNLTGRRLSALNHGSITSPIPGGEVAQVNRKLADWAGQFPEIRIGEGDDPVVSLELVGVDVDSVLATAKHYDNEGARKHIVQRLLWRQLGVPWSDSFFAEAGLTWRGSRRVIELVYGNVRDPNDIRDEAFQPNDPSGWRMIVDYPFDDGNHGPADDRQRVQDLLSRSNSRTVCWIPAALTVERRNELGKLVIIDKLLEGQRFDSHAEHLNPDDRRRAHAALTNQRSALLAKMQGVLRQAYGLAAKQPTDVQLGFDDHLHSLTRALEPKLPMGATFDDALRSIGDQMLTQQYPAHPDFDPDRKGEPVRLPEVKTVFGYVQRAVESPEGRVEVERAHRQTMRRIANPLRLGTMHEAAFVIEGEWVQHFQHKAAAEGITGELRVADLLRWIDEPKPRGLDSVVAQLVVAAFAEQTDRAFHLHGSQVIPAPEPGKVSADHTLREESLPGQDDWDRARTRAAAIFGFQPLALRRGRLVAIFGRDLATAASRHREAAQTLANRLEQHANWLRLDRETGRFATARAATDLLEALATGRSAKEAVERLARGELAGPADRTGKSISSAGQVAAALAAAPWDTFEIVAGLPEPYSAEAEAILAELRRVAQADELTAPLAPALRRAQTEATALLKRATSNTPPRVIDDTRKIRSGTDEDVRDVSKGGGALPNGRVLVPAGEMDRAVEQLQAFARDHPGAVIEVTWRVPS
- the brxD gene encoding BREX system ATP-binding protein BrxD, whose translation is MSGVSPARRREVIDALRRGAVPSAGLDLFAVGLDRFAGAVGEDLQTVIAGASVFKAIRGEYGSGKTFFTRWIAEQAKRANLATAEVQISENETPLHKLETVYRRLTERLTTATFPPSALRPVIDGWFYALEEDVLAAGEVPPEDTDALDRAVGVLLDQRLAEVSRSAPAFAAALRGYRTANLGGDPATADAVLAWLGGQPHVAASARRVAGVRGDLDHFAALSFLQGLLAVLRDSGHPGLLLVLDEVETLQRVRSDARDKALNALRQLIDEVHSGRFPGLYLLITGTPAFYEGPQGVQRLAPLAQRLAVDFTTDPRFDNPRAVQVRLPGFTVDSLVELGSRVRDLYAHGSAAPERVLTLVDDAYLGDLARAVAGGLGGRVGVAPRLFLKKLVGDVLDRVDQFAEFDPRLHYAPTLSTAEMTEVERNATSAADVELDV